In Deinococcus puniceus, one genomic interval encodes:
- a CDS encoding magnesium transporter CorA family protein translates to MLTYYRSIGGKLTTAEGYSDGCWINATAPTAEELARISRETGLELDYLSYPLDPDERSRFEREDGQLLMIMQTSYRLPDESDIPYDTVPLGILHTDHCLVTVCALENPVVKDVISGLVRRVSTAKKNRLTLQLFLRNAQRFLIDVRQINKRVDLIEDKLENSQQNRELLNLLKLEKSLVYFMTGLKANEAMMERVKRDRIFEMYEEDSDLLDDVLIENLQAIEMASIASNILTSMAGAFASVISNNVNQVVKVLTVTTILVAIPTLVTSIFGMNVPIPFAQNPYGMWIVLGMALALASTLAFLFHKLKVF, encoded by the coding sequence ATGCTGACCTATTACCGCTCTATCGGCGGCAAGCTGACCACCGCCGAGGGCTACAGCGACGGCTGCTGGATCAATGCCACCGCGCCCACCGCCGAAGAACTGGCCCGCATCAGCCGCGAAACCGGGCTGGAGCTGGATTACCTGTCGTATCCCCTTGACCCCGACGAACGCTCCCGCTTCGAGCGCGAGGACGGCCAACTGCTGATGATCATGCAGACCAGTTACCGCCTGCCCGACGAGAGCGATATTCCTTACGACACCGTGCCACTCGGCATCCTTCATACCGATCACTGCCTTGTGACCGTGTGTGCGCTGGAAAATCCGGTGGTCAAGGACGTCATCAGTGGGTTGGTGCGGCGCGTCAGTACGGCCAAGAAAAACCGCCTGACCTTGCAACTGTTTCTCCGCAACGCCCAGCGTTTCCTCATAGACGTGCGCCAGATCAACAAGCGCGTCGACCTGATCGAAGACAAATTGGAGAACTCGCAGCAAAACCGCGAACTGCTGAACCTGCTGAAATTGGAAAAAAGCCTCGTGTACTTCATGACCGGCCTGAAAGCCAATGAAGCTATGATGGAGCGCGTGAAGCGTGACCGAATCTTTGAAATGTACGAGGAAGATTCAGATTTGCTTGATGACGTGTTGATCGAGAACTTGCAGGCCATCGAAATGGCGAGTATTGCCAGCAACATTTTGACCAGCATGGCCGGAGCCTTTGCCAGCGTCATTTCCAACAACGTGAATCAGGTGGTGAAAGTGCTGACCGTCACAACGATTCTGGTGGCGATTCCGACGCTGGTCACGAGTATTTTCGGCATGAACGTGCCCATTCCCTTTGCACAGAATCCGTATGGCATGTGGATCGTGCTGGGAATGGCACTGGCACTGGCCTCCACGCTGGCATTTTTATTCCACAAACTGAAGGTGTTTTAG
- a CDS encoding 3'-5' exonuclease, whose product MLAALTQPIIFVDTETGGRDPSRHPLLTVGLVTLTPEGDITRPLHLRVQHGQYDVEPEAMAVNGIDLTAHHAAAQPPEAVAQAIRDYAAEVGRVILGGHNLQFDTRFLAPLLPDLGRVFRRGRVDTKLVAQFLLHSGHLPRKVGTPLDQLVKHFGLTYTAHDALEDATVTARVYVELLKLVTGKAD is encoded by the coding sequence ATGCTGGCCGCGCTGACCCAACCGATCATTTTTGTAGACACCGAAACGGGGGGCCGTGACCCGTCTCGCCACCCGCTGCTGACGGTGGGTCTGGTCACGCTGACCCCGGAAGGCGACATCACGCGGCCCCTGCATTTGCGTGTGCAGCACGGGCAATACGACGTGGAACCGGAAGCGATGGCAGTAAACGGCATAGACCTGACCGCCCACCACGCCGCCGCCCAGCCGCCCGAAGCCGTGGCGCAGGCCATCCGCGACTATGCCGCCGAAGTGGGCCGGGTCATTCTGGGCGGCCACAACCTGCAATTCGACACCCGGTTTCTGGCCCCCCTGTTGCCCGACTTGGGCCGCGTGTTTCGGCGGGGGCGGGTGGATACCAAATTGGTGGCCCAGTTTTTGCTGCATTCCGGCCACCTGCCGCGCAAGGTGGGCACCCCGTTAGACCAACTGGTCAAGCATTTTGGCCTGACCTACACCGCCCACGACGCGCTAGAAGACGCCACCGTAACGGCGCGGGTGTACGTGGAGTTGCTGAAACTGGTGACGGGCAAGGCGGACTGA
- a CDS encoding LptF/LptG family permease, with translation MPPVPSLLPRSVFREVLGWYGAGLALFLILQMTDALSTTVGRLLTYDASFVQAAGAFAGYLPTLLNRALVLAVPFAVLLAFSRMQKDSEIKAMFAAGVRPLSLVWPLALPFALVGVLAFLNAGYVVPAGLDRWDNAWYKIYGMVPPQPTQEKYTYAEPGALYYAGRVRNDAGSPVAELQGVMVQRGDETITAPGGTWDTEAKTWTLTGAWISRPGQNPQAQTKPITVPQADTLAPPPPEAKKVSTPALRAQLAQDTDRLTATQRRDIQFQLASRLADPVTPIVFALAAGALGLLIRNRAAAFATVLVFIVSFYVIWTTVPQLARAGAIEPNLAAWIPNLVFLAVAGVLAWRLR, from the coding sequence ATGCCGCCTGTGCCGTCTTTGCTGCCCCGTTCCGTGTTCCGTGAAGTGCTGGGGTGGTACGGCGCGGGCCTCGCCCTGTTCCTGATTTTGCAGATGACCGACGCGCTGAGTACCACCGTGGGCCGCTTGCTGACCTACGACGCCAGTTTTGTGCAGGCGGCGGGCGCGTTTGCCGGATACCTGCCCACGCTGCTGAACCGGGCGTTGGTGCTGGCGGTGCCGTTTGCCGTGCTGCTTGCCTTCTCGCGCATGCAAAAAGACAGCGAAATCAAAGCCATGTTCGCGGCGGGCGTGCGGCCCCTGAGCCTCGTGTGGCCGCTGGCCCTGCCGTTTGCGCTGGTGGGCGTGCTGGCTTTTCTCAATGCCGGGTACGTGGTTCCCGCCGGATTAGACCGTTGGGACAACGCTTGGTACAAAATTTACGGGATGGTGCCGCCGCAGCCCACGCAGGAAAAGTACACCTACGCCGAACCCGGCGCGCTGTATTACGCCGGGCGAGTCCGCAACGACGCGGGCAGCCCGGTGGCCGAGCTTCAGGGCGTGATGGTGCAGCGCGGCGACGAAACGATCACTGCGCCCGGCGGCACTTGGGATACAGAGGCCAAAACGTGGACGCTGACAGGTGCGTGGATCTCTCGCCCCGGCCAGAATCCGCAGGCGCAGACCAAGCCCATTACAGTGCCGCAAGCCGATACGCTGGCCCCGCCGCCGCCCGAAGCTAAGAAGGTCAGCACGCCCGCCCTCCGCGCCCAGTTGGCACAGGACACTGACCGCCTGACCGCCACCCAGCGCCGAGATATTCAGTTTCAGCTGGCCTCGCGCTTGGCCGATCCGGTGACGCCCATCGTGTTTGCGCTGGCCGCCGGAGCTTTGGGCCTGCTGATCCGCAACCGCGCCGCAGCGTTTGCCACCGTGCTGGTGTTCATCGTCAGCTTTTACGTGATCTGGACGACGGTGCCGCAGTTGGCCCGCGCTGGAGCCATCGAACCCAACTTGGCGGCGTGGATTCCCAATCTGGTGTTTCTGGCCGTCGCGGGCGTGCTGGCATGGCGGCTCCGGTGA
- the ddrC gene encoding DNA damage response protein DdrC: MKSLPNTLEFGTVRLPASADGLLHAPTALLQLGLTVPATDWTAFAAQHDLHSPERDFGAGPEATLHPDEFARLAFVLTTTEAKRWRKRAQTLLARAMQGDVRLSAQIAERNPDPESRRWLAARLESTDARRTLMSTVARHGGEGNVYGQLGSISNRSVLGTDSATIRRERGVKQTRDGLSSAELLRMAYVDTATERAIQDHGAHGNTAILRLHEHVARRERHLWDAPLAPQAG; this comes from the coding sequence ATGAAGAGCCTCCCCAACACACTGGAATTTGGTACGGTGCGCCTGCCCGCCAGCGCGGACGGGTTGCTGCACGCCCCCACCGCCCTCCTGCAACTGGGTCTGACAGTGCCCGCGACAGACTGGACTGCTTTTGCCGCTCAGCATGACCTTCATAGCCCCGAACGCGACTTTGGCGCTGGCCCTGAAGCCACACTGCACCCCGACGAATTCGCCCGCCTCGCCTTTGTGCTGACCACCACCGAGGCCAAACGCTGGCGCAAGCGTGCCCAGACCTTGCTGGCCCGTGCCATGCAGGGCGACGTGCGCCTGAGCGCCCAGATTGCCGAGCGCAACCCCGACCCCGAATCGCGCCGTTGGTTGGCCGCACGCCTAGAGAGCACCGACGCCCGCCGCACGTTGATGAGTACGGTGGCGCGGCACGGCGGCGAGGGCAACGTGTACGGGCAGTTGGGGAGCATCAGCAACCGCAGCGTGCTGGGTACCGACAGCGCCACCATTCGCCGGGAGCGCGGCGTGAAGCAGACCCGCGACGGCCTCAGCAGCGCCGAACTCTTGCGGATGGCGTATGTGGACACGGCCACCGAGCGGGCCATTCAGGATCACGGGGCACACGGCAACACCGCCATTTTGCGTCTGCACGAGCATGTGGCCCGCCGCGAACGCCACCTGTGGGACGCGCCGCTGGCCCCGCAAGCCGGGTAA
- a CDS encoding ferredoxin, translated as MPHVIVSPCIGVKDNACTEVCPVECIYDAGDQFLIHPDECIDCGACVPACPVSAIYPEEDVPGGETEFIVKNRVYFGL; from the coding sequence ATGCCTCACGTCATCGTCAGCCCCTGCATTGGTGTCAAGGACAACGCCTGCACCGAAGTTTGCCCCGTAGAGTGCATCTACGACGCGGGCGATCAATTCCTGATCCACCCCGACGAGTGCATCGACTGCGGCGCGTGCGTGCCCGCCTGCCCCGTCAGCGCCATTTATCCCGAAGAAGATGTGCCCGGCGGCGAGACCGAATTCATCGTCAAGAACCGCGTTTACTTCGGCCTGTAA
- a CDS encoding LptF/LptG family permease yields MAAPVIGLKRFERYVLEEILPPLVGALVVVIVLLVLAALEDAIAPLLAKGANPLLVARLLALNVPEAVSRALPIALMFATLQGLSRLAADSEIKAALSAGIPASRLFRPVLALAAGVTVLSFVVAETLVPRAKVQAQTVQREIVFDNPRVIGLGEPGKDSLVLRDALNRAISVGSVAAGGELRDLRIVTMQIGQPPREVITARTGRLKPGSNILELENGQRITYQDARPVTVLTFEKGTLPVQDVQASFEDNGGQLKSIYLPLPDLLARTGTYRAQNIRAPAEFTALHLKFAQPLAALALAFFAVSLAVYTFRSGLNVGLVWALLLSFAYYATWSVFRVMGENGALPPVLAAYAPDLIAVFAGLVLLRMAGRR; encoded by the coding sequence ATGGCGGCTCCGGTGATCGGCCTCAAGCGGTTTGAGAGGTACGTATTAGAGGAAATCCTGCCGCCGTTGGTGGGTGCGCTCGTGGTAGTGATCGTGCTGCTGGTGCTGGCTGCGCTGGAAGACGCGATTGCGCCGCTGCTGGCGAAAGGGGCCAATCCGCTGCTGGTGGCCCGATTGCTGGCCCTGAACGTGCCGGAAGCCGTCTCGCGGGCTTTGCCCATTGCCCTGATGTTCGCCACCCTGCAAGGCCTCTCTCGCCTCGCCGCCGATTCGGAAATCAAGGCGGCGCTCTCGGCAGGCATTCCGGCGTCGCGGCTGTTCCGGCCTGTGCTGGCGCTGGCGGCGGGCGTGACCGTGCTGTCGTTCGTGGTGGCCGAAACCCTCGTGCCGCGTGCCAAAGTGCAGGCCCAAACCGTGCAGCGTGAAATCGTGTTCGACAATCCCCGCGTGATCGGGCTGGGGGAACCGGGCAAGGATAGTCTGGTGCTGCGTGACGCCCTGAACCGGGCCATCAGCGTGGGCAGCGTGGCGGCGGGCGGCGAACTGCGTGACCTGAGAATCGTGACCATGCAGATCGGACAGCCCCCGCGTGAAGTGATCACCGCCCGCACAGGCCGCCTGAAACCCGGCAGCAACATTCTGGAGCTGGAAAACGGCCAGCGCATCACCTATCAGGACGCGCGGCCCGTGACCGTGCTGACCTTCGAGAAGGGCACGCTGCCCGTGCAGGACGTTCAGGCCAGCTTTGAAGACAACGGCGGGCAGCTTAAGTCTATCTATCTGCCGCTGCCTGACCTCTTGGCCCGCACTGGCACCTACCGCGCTCAGAATATCCGCGCTCCCGCCGAATTTACCGCCCTGCACCTCAAATTTGCCCAACCGCTGGCGGCGTTGGCCCTGGCCTTTTTTGCCGTCAGTCTGGCCGTGTACACCTTCCGCAGCGGCCTGAACGTGGGCCTCGTGTGGGCGCTCCTGCTCAGCTTTGCCTATTACGCCACCTGGAGCGTCTTCCGCGTGATGGGCGAAAACGGAGCCTTGCCGCCCGTGCTGGCCGCCTACGCACCCGATTTGATTGCGGTATTTGCGGGACTGGTGCTGCTGCGAATGGCAGGGCGGCGGTAG
- the pta gene encoding phosphate acetyltransferase — translation MKTLFVAPTRNGVGLSSTTLGLVRALERQGLKVAFLKPIAQTHEADTDDSVHFARALMGTRTPEPISLTSAEEQLSLGAEEELMESVIALSREAAAGVTGGADVLVAEGLALTERNTYAGALNASLARNLEAEVVLVSSLAGVTPAALADELEISALAYRRSDGRGLAGYILNFAPMALDFGGLLAELRGRSRILAGGELPLLGVVAQNASLGAPRTLDVARYLGATVVNEGEAKLRRVSSTVVTARSVPRMAHLFGPGALVVTPGDREDVVMAAALAHLSGVPLAGLLFTSGSGPEDSIEKLCRAALTSTLPVLRTTTNSYETASRLSRMDARVPHDDTDRMDRMLDFIADRLDTLPLGARLRTPNVDGERRLPPSAFRYELIQKARAAHKRIVLPEGDEPRTVRAAVRCVEKGIARCVLLAKPDKVRQVAEGLGLTLPDSLEILDPDVIRTQYVAPMVELRKSKGLTAPQAEAQLEDTVVIGTMMLALGEVDGLVSGAIHTTANTVRPALQLIKTAPGAALVSSIFFMLMPEQVLVYGDAAINPNPNAQELADIAIQSADSARAFGITPRVAMLSYSTGESGTGEDVEKVKAATGLVKEMRPDIIIDGPLQYDAASVLSVGKQKAPDSPVAGRATVFIFPDLNTGNTTYKAVQRAAGVVAVGPMLQGLRKPVNDLSRGALVDDIVYTIALTAIQATQGAGK, via the coding sequence ATGAAAACACTGTTTGTTGCCCCCACCCGCAACGGCGTCGGCCTCAGCAGCACCACGCTGGGGCTTGTGCGTGCCCTTGAGCGGCAAGGATTAAAAGTCGCGTTCCTGAAGCCGATTGCCCAGACCCACGAAGCCGACACCGACGATTCAGTGCATTTTGCCCGCGCCCTGATGGGAACGCGCACGCCGGAGCCGATTTCGCTCACTTCTGCCGAGGAACAACTGAGCTTGGGGGCGGAAGAGGAACTGATGGAAAGCGTGATCGCCCTGTCGCGTGAGGCGGCGGCGGGCGTGACGGGCGGCGCGGATGTGCTGGTGGCCGAGGGGCTGGCCCTCACCGAGCGCAACACTTACGCGGGGGCGCTGAATGCCAGCCTCGCCCGCAACCTAGAGGCCGAAGTGGTGCTGGTGTCCAGCCTCGCCGGGGTCACGCCCGCCGCGTTGGCCGACGAACTGGAAATTTCGGCGCTGGCTTACCGCCGCAGCGATGGGCGCGGGCTGGCCGGATACATCCTGAACTTTGCCCCGATGGCGCTGGATTTTGGCGGACTCCTAGCCGAACTGCGGGGCCGCAGCCGCATCTTGGCAGGCGGAGAACTGCCGTTGCTGGGCGTGGTGGCCCAGAATGCATCGCTGGGAGCGCCGCGCACGCTGGATGTGGCGCGGTACTTGGGCGCGACGGTGGTAAACGAGGGGGAAGCCAAGCTGCGCCGCGTGTCCAGCACGGTAGTCACGGCCCGCAGCGTGCCGCGCATGGCGCACTTGTTTGGCCCCGGCGCATTGGTGGTCACGCCCGGAGACCGCGAAGATGTGGTCATGGCCGCCGCGTTGGCGCACCTCAGCGGCGTTCCGTTGGCGGGGCTGCTGTTTACCTCGGGCAGTGGCCCCGAAGATTCCATAGAAAAGCTGTGCCGCGCGGCCCTGACCAGCACCCTGCCCGTGCTGAGAACCACCACCAATTCCTACGAAACAGCCTCGCGCCTGTCGCGCATGGACGCCCGCGTGCCGCACGACGATACAGACCGCATGGATAGAATGCTGGACTTTATCGCAGACCGTCTGGATACGTTGCCGCTGGGCGCACGCCTCCGCACCCCCAACGTGGACGGGGAACGCCGCCTGCCGCCCAGTGCCTTCCGCTACGAGCTGATTCAGAAGGCGCGGGCCGCCCACAAACGAATCGTGCTGCCCGAAGGCGACGAACCCCGCACCGTGCGGGCCGCCGTGCGCTGCGTCGAAAAAGGGATTGCCCGCTGCGTGCTGCTCGCCAAGCCCGACAAGGTGCGCCAAGTGGCCGAAGGATTGGGCCTGACTCTGCCCGACAGTCTGGAAATCCTTGACCCAGACGTGATCCGCACCCAGTATGTGGCCCCGATGGTGGAACTCCGCAAGAGCAAAGGCCTGACCGCGCCGCAAGCCGAGGCGCAACTGGAAGATACGGTGGTGATCGGCACGATGATGCTGGCGTTGGGCGAGGTGGACGGGCTGGTGTCGGGCGCGATTCATACCACCGCCAACACGGTGCGGCCCGCCCTGCAACTCATCAAAACGGCTCCCGGAGCGGCGCTGGTCAGTTCCATCTTCTTCATGCTGATGCCGGAGCAAGTGCTGGTGTACGGTGACGCCGCCATCAACCCCAATCCCAACGCGCAGGAGTTGGCCGATATTGCCATTCAGAGTGCCGACAGCGCCCGCGCCTTTGGCATCACGCCCCGCGTGGCGATGCTGAGCTACAGCACGGGCGAAAGCGGCACGGGCGAGGACGTGGAAAAGGTCAAGGCCGCCACCGGACTGGTGAAGGAGATGCGCCCCGACATCATCATTGACGGCCCGCTGCAATACGACGCCGCCAGCGTGCTGAGCGTGGGCAAGCAAAAAGCCCCCGACAGCCCGGTGGCAGGCCGCGCTACCGTGTTCATTTTCCCTGACCTGAATACCGGGAATACCACGTATAAAGCCGTGCAACGCGCCGCCGGAGTGGTGGCAGTCGGGCCAATGCTGCAAGGCCTGAGAAAGCCCGTAAATGATCTGAGCCGGGGCGCATTGGTAGACGACATCGTATATACGATTGCGTTGACGGCTATTCAGGCGACTCAGGGGGCTGGAAAATAG
- a CDS encoding DUF3105 domain-containing protein, translating into MNRTRLSLLLPALALALAACGGGIEGLQTFTYPAGDHRTGSLVYAENPPAGGPHNAVWQNCGVYAQPLYNEYAVHSLEHGAVWITYRPDLDAASLDQLKKLIDGRPYTLLSPYPNLPSPVVASAWGAQLKVDKADDGRLKAFLDKYEQGATAPERGAACSGGYGATQ; encoded by the coding sequence ATGAACCGCACCCGCCTAAGCCTATTGCTGCCCGCCCTTGCCCTCGCTCTTGCTGCCTGCGGCGGCGGCATAGAGGGCCTGCAAACCTTCACCTACCCGGCAGGAGATCACCGCACCGGCTCGCTGGTCTATGCCGAGAACCCACCAGCGGGCGGCCCACACAACGCCGTGTGGCAAAACTGCGGCGTGTATGCCCAGCCCCTCTACAACGAGTACGCTGTGCATAGCCTCGAACACGGCGCGGTTTGGATCACCTACCGCCCTGATTTAGACGCCGCTTCACTGGATCAACTGAAAAAGCTGATCGACGGCAGGCCATACACCCTGCTCAGCCCTTATCCCAACTTGCCTTCCCCAGTGGTGGCGAGCGCGTGGGGCGCACAACTGAAGGTAGACAAGGCCGACGATGGCCGCCTGAAAGCCTTCTTGGACAAGTACGAGCAGGGCGCGACAGCCCCAGAACGCGGCGCGGCCTGTTCGGGCGGGTACGGCGCAACGCAGTAG
- the mobA gene encoding molybdenum cofactor guanylyltransferase, with protein sequence MSQPEQSTTGLPHTAASAVRWSAVVLGGGDPGDPFAAAHGVKVKGLIPVAGQPMALHVLRALHGSGRVQRIAYVGPTTSDMDDLIALRVTDHGTLLGNLEAGVEALAATAGERVLVVTADIPLLTAEQVRDVLDGAPIDAALVYPVVRREVCEAAYPGVKRTYARLKDGTFTGGNLFMLDPALIGQFLPRLRSVLAARKAPLKLAALIGPGILLRLLTGQLTVARLEAKVAALLGVPVHALITPHAAVGTDVDKDEDLHLAEAHFVGQHTQAIR encoded by the coding sequence ATGAGTCAACCTGAGCAGTCAACAACTGGCCTGCCCCACACGGCGGCTTCGGCAGTGCGCTGGAGTGCCGTGGTGCTGGGCGGCGGCGATCCCGGCGATCCTTTCGCGGCGGCGCACGGCGTCAAGGTGAAAGGGCTGATTCCGGTGGCAGGCCAGCCGATGGCGCTCCATGTGTTGCGTGCCCTGCACGGCAGCGGGCGTGTGCAGCGCATCGCTTACGTCGGCCCCACGACGTCCGACATGGACGACTTGATTGCCCTGCGCGTCACCGATCACGGCACGCTGCTGGGCAACCTAGAAGCGGGTGTAGAGGCGTTGGCGGCCACCGCAGGCGAGCGCGTATTGGTGGTCACGGCTGATATTCCCCTGCTGACGGCAGAGCAGGTACGCGACGTGCTGGACGGCGCGCCCATTGACGCCGCCTTGGTCTATCCGGTGGTGCGCCGTGAGGTCTGCGAGGCGGCCTATCCGGGGGTCAAGCGCACCTATGCCCGCCTCAAGGACGGCACGTTTACGGGCGGCAACCTGTTTATGCTCGATCCGGCCCTGATCGGCCAATTCCTGCCGCGCCTGCGCTCGGTGTTGGCTGCCCGCAAAGCGCCCCTGAAACTGGCGGCCCTGATCGGGCCGGGGATTTTGCTGAGGCTGCTGACCGGGCAACTGACGGTGGCGCGGTTGGAAGCCAAAGTGGCCGCGCTGCTGGGCGTGCCCGTTCACGCCCTGATTACGCCGCACGCTGCTGTCGGCACCGATGTCGATAAAGATGAAGACCTGCACTTGGCAGAAGCGCACTTTGTCGGTCAACACACTCAGGCCATCCGCTAA